A stretch of Chanodichthys erythropterus isolate Z2021 chromosome 20, ASM2448905v1, whole genome shotgun sequence DNA encodes these proteins:
- the tcf21 gene encoding transcription factor 21: MSTGSISDVDEFHESELLDGLLKFGSGKDPGTSNESTEDSSNCEGASITECTGKRRKSAAMRKSAPNGVAQEGKQVQRNAANARERARMRVLSKAFSRLKTTLPWVPPDTKLSKLDTLRLASSYIAHLRQILANDKYENGYIHPVNLTWPFMVAGKPENELKEMLNSTRLCGTTAS; this comes from the exons ATGTCCACCGGCTCCATCAGCGATGTGGATGAATTTCACGAGTCTGAGCTGCTGGATGGTCTTTTGAAATTCGGTTCAGGTAAAGACCCGGGGACATCAAACGAGAGCACGGAGGACAGCTCCAACTGCGAAGGGGCATCGATTACAGAATGTACGGGAAAGAGACGCAAATCAGCCGCCATGCGCAAATCAGCGCCCAATGGTGTGGCCCAAGAGGGCAAGCAGGTCCAGAGGAACGCGGCGAACGCGCGAGAGAGAGCGAGGATGCGCGTGCTGAGCAAAGCCTTCTCCCGGTTGAAGACTACTTTACCGTGGGTTCCACCGGACACCAAACTCTCCAAGCTGGACACCCTGCGACTGGCCTCCAGCTACATCGCGCACCTGCGACAGATACTCGCCAATGACAAATACGAGAATGGTTACATACATCCGGTCAACCTG ACGTGGCCGTTTATGGTGGCGGGAAAACCAGAAAATGAACTTAAAGAAATGCTGAATTCTACACGTTTATGTGGGACTACAGCTTCCTGA